One Rosa chinensis cultivar Old Blush chromosome 3, RchiOBHm-V2, whole genome shotgun sequence DNA window includes the following coding sequences:
- the LOC112193885 gene encoding chitinase 10, which produces MAAVSLSSAVVLFSLTTIFLFSISSWEAEAHPVSTLIKKKLYNNLFLHKDDKACPANDFYTYRSFIKATKFFPEFGTTGSLSTRKREIAAFLAQISHETTGGWATAPDGPYSWGLCYKEEISPTSNYCDDTNKEWPCYPGKSYKGRGPVQLSWNYNYGQAGKALGFDGLKNPELVANSSIIAFKTALWFWMTEQKPKPSCHDVMAGRYAQTQADVAANRTTGFGMVTNIINGELECGIGSDARVNDRIGYFKRYASLFSVQTGPNLDCENQKSF; this is translated from the exons ATGGCTGCGGTCTCGCTGTCATCTGCAGTCGTCCTCTTCTCCCTCACTAccatctttcttttctccatcTCATCATGGGAAGCTGAGGCTCATCCAGTATCTACTTTGATCAAGAAAAAGCTTTACAACAACTTGTTTCTACACAAGGACGACAAGGCATGCCCTGCAAATGACTTCTATACCTACCGCTCCTTCATCAAGGCAACCAAATTCTTCCCGGAATTCGGCACCACTGGAAGTCTATCCACCCGAAAGCGCGagattgcagcatttcttgctCAGATCTCTCACGAGACCACGGGAGGGTGGGCTACTGCCCCCGACGGACCATATTCGTGGGGTTTGTGCTATAAAGAGGAAATCAGTCCGACCAGCAATTACTGTGATGATACCAACAAAGAGTGGCCATGCTATCCTGGCAAATCTTACAAAGGAAGAGGACCAGTTCAATTATCTTG GAACTATAATTATGGCCAGGCAGGCAAGGCATTAGGGTTTGATGGGCTAAAGAATCCAGAATTAGTAGCAAACAGTTCCATCATCGCATTCAAAACGGCTTTATGGTTCTGGATGACTGAGCAAAAGCCGAAGCCCTCATGCCACGATGTCATGGCAGGTCGATATGCGCAAACGCAAGCTGATGTGGCGGCGAATAGGACTACTGGGTTCGGGATGGTGACGAACATCATCAACGGTGAACTCGAGTGCGGAATAGGTAGCGATGCACGAGTGAATGATCGAATTGGTTATTTCAAAAGATATGCTAGTCTGTTTAGTGTTCAGACCGGGCCAAATTTAGATTGTGAGAATCAAAAATCCTTTTAA